Proteins from a genomic interval of Capsicum annuum cultivar UCD-10X-F1 chromosome 4, UCD10Xv1.1, whole genome shotgun sequence:
- the LOC107867677 gene encoding uncharacterized protein LOC107867677, producing the protein MVRRVHRAVKRPASTASTNRKQKSKEVLKTSKRKKSVVDELESKTESRILADISEYDESSAHESEDAEDSEGKSEGESEEKSESDSGDGKDRRDNGDREEDPLSLPICARDISVELYGLTTWMDDLGSFPARISVRARMAAYREFRRVLVE; encoded by the coding sequence ATGGTGAGAAGAGTTCATAGAGCAGTTAAAAGGCCTGCTTCCACTGCTTCTACCAATAGGAAGCAAAAATCCAAAGAAGTTTTGAAAACTTCCAAGAGAAAAAAATCCGTAGTCGATGAATTGGAGTCGAAAACCGAATCAAGAATCCTTGCCGATATTTCTGAATATGATGAAAGTAGTGCACACGAGAGTGAGGATGCTGAGGATAGTGAAGGTAAAAGCGAGGGAGAAAGcgaagaaaaaagtgaaagtgatagCGGGGACGGTAAGGATAGGAGAGATAACGGAGACAGGGAGGAGGATCCCCTATCCTTGCCAATTTGTGCGAGAGATATCTCCGTTGAGTTGTACGGCCTAACAACCTGGATGGATGATCTTGGCTCTTTTCCTGCAAGGATTTCTGTGAGAGCAAGAATGGCGGCGTATCGAGAGTTTAGACGGGTTCTTGTTGAATAA